A genome region from Mycobacterium florentinum includes the following:
- a CDS encoding DUF305 domain-containing protein, with product MITGEPAAYTPADVAFANDATAREDQGISMSRLVPDHSENPDVVAFAAKAVSALQVDTQVLKALRAQWKEGQDNPNGTSSPPTAPNAPDNNQTLAKLSTLHGPEFDTLWLNSMISLYQATIDLANGEVANGKNVDAVSLAKQIVKARQADVVQLQQLLAG from the coding sequence GTGATCACTGGCGAACCCGCCGCCTATACCCCCGCGGACGTCGCCTTCGCGAACGACGCGACCGCGCGCGAGGACCAAGGGATCAGCATGTCTCGGCTGGTCCCCGACCATTCGGAGAATCCCGACGTTGTCGCGTTCGCCGCCAAGGCCGTATCGGCCCTGCAAGTGGACACGCAGGTCTTGAAAGCCTTGCGGGCGCAATGGAAAGAAGGCCAGGACAACCCGAACGGGACCAGCAGCCCCCCGACCGCGCCCAACGCCCCGGACAACAACCAGACCCTCGCCAAGCTTTCGACATTGCACGGTCCCGAGTTCGACACGCTCTGGCTGAATTCGATGATCAGCCTGTACCAGGCAACAATCGACCTCGCCAATGGCGAAGTCGCGAATGGAAAGAACGTCGACGCCGTCAGCCTGGCCAAGCAGATCGTCAAAGCACGGCAGGCCGACGTCGTCCAGCTGCAACAGCTCCTCGCCGGTTGA
- a CDS encoding phosphotransferase family protein — MTELGPGADILGPPIAKIVDSADDITTTWLTDALHLDGGRVASFTSELMSVGQLGSVARLALTYEDAGSDVPQTAMVKWPSKDAGSRAIGVTLGVYEGEVRFYQEIAPTIGTRVPGVYWADIEPSTGRFTLLLEDLSEIGAPGDMIAGGTPDQAARALEALVNLQAPRWSDPALREKDWLAHPSRSQNFFAGVEPALPLFVERFGDRLAAEDIAFVEQVAPYANAWATRMTAGPAVVLHGDYRMDNILFPHDTTAPVAVFDWQATSLGPPLVDVAVYLGGCLSLEDRRRQERDLLRHYHDGLIAQGVTGFTFDDVWESYRWCIFYGLMLSVPFSVQLERTERGDTLFAGMVRSYTQQARDLESMELLR; from the coding sequence ATGACAGAGCTCGGGCCGGGTGCCGATATCCTGGGCCCTCCGATCGCAAAGATCGTCGATTCGGCCGACGACATCACCACTACCTGGCTGACCGATGCACTCCATCTCGACGGGGGCCGCGTCGCCTCCTTCACAAGCGAACTGATGAGTGTCGGCCAGTTGGGATCGGTCGCGCGGTTGGCCCTCACCTATGAAGATGCTGGATCCGACGTCCCACAGACCGCCATGGTCAAGTGGCCATCCAAGGACGCCGGCAGCCGCGCAATAGGGGTCACGCTCGGTGTCTACGAGGGCGAAGTGCGCTTCTACCAGGAGATCGCGCCGACCATCGGCACCCGGGTCCCGGGGGTGTATTGGGCGGACATCGAACCGTCGACCGGCCGGTTCACCCTCCTCCTCGAGGACCTGAGCGAGATCGGCGCACCGGGTGACATGATCGCCGGCGGTACGCCCGACCAAGCCGCCCGGGCGCTCGAGGCGCTCGTCAACCTGCAGGCGCCGCGCTGGTCGGATCCGGCGTTACGCGAGAAGGATTGGCTCGCCCACCCCAGCCGTAGTCAGAACTTCTTCGCCGGGGTTGAGCCGGCCCTGCCATTGTTTGTGGAGCGCTTCGGCGACCGCCTTGCTGCCGAAGACATCGCGTTCGTGGAGCAGGTCGCGCCGTATGCGAACGCGTGGGCCACCCGGATGACAGCCGGCCCGGCCGTCGTCTTGCACGGCGACTACCGCATGGACAACATCCTTTTCCCACACGACACGACCGCTCCGGTAGCGGTGTTCGACTGGCAGGCGACCAGCCTGGGACCGCCGCTGGTTGACGTCGCTGTATACCTCGGTGGCTGCCTGTCATTGGAGGATCGGCGTAGGCAGGAACGAGACCTGTTGCGCCACTACCACGATGGGCTGATCGCGCAGGGAGTCACCGGCTTCACGTTCGACGACGTATGGGAAAGCTACCGCTGGTGCATTTTCTACGGGCTGATGCTCAGCGTGCCGTTCTCGGTCCAGTTGGAACGAACCGAACGCGGTGACACGCTGTTCGCCGGCATGGTCCGCTCCTACACCCAACAAGCACGCGATCTCGAGTCGATGGAGCTACTGAGATGA
- a CDS encoding MlaE family ABC transporter permease, which produces MVSNAPLIGLAKKPLDKPVREVGSFMALALDTAVQAFRPPFFWREVVEQCWFIARVATFPAVAQSIAFNGMVVFLFGVATVSFGAGDVIGAASGLATVSQIGPVTTVFVLSGAAATAMCADLGSRTIREEIDAMRVLGIDPVHRLVVPRVVALLITGNLINAVVVIAGLSADYMFAVYALNGNPGAFASSLTLLTNGPTVVVSFLKASVFGVLAGLIACYKGMSAGGGPQGVGNAVNETVVFTFMALLIANIIISVLTATQTLAT; this is translated from the coding sequence GTGGTCTCGAATGCCCCACTGATCGGGCTGGCCAAAAAGCCGCTGGACAAACCGGTTCGCGAAGTCGGCAGCTTCATGGCGCTGGCGCTGGACACTGCTGTCCAGGCGTTCCGGCCACCGTTCTTCTGGCGCGAGGTCGTCGAGCAGTGCTGGTTCATTGCCCGGGTCGCGACCTTCCCGGCGGTCGCGCAGTCGATCGCCTTCAACGGGATGGTCGTCTTCCTCTTCGGCGTTGCAACGGTCTCCTTCGGTGCGGGTGACGTGATCGGCGCGGCCTCGGGGCTCGCGACGGTATCGCAGATCGGCCCGGTGACCACGGTGTTCGTCCTAAGCGGCGCCGCCGCCACGGCCATGTGCGCCGATTTGGGCTCCCGAACTATTCGCGAAGAGATCGACGCGATGCGAGTCCTGGGCATCGATCCGGTTCACCGCCTGGTGGTACCCCGGGTGGTCGCCCTCCTCATCACCGGCAATCTGATCAATGCCGTCGTGGTGATCGCCGGGCTGAGTGCGGACTACATGTTCGCGGTCTACGCGCTGAACGGTAACCCCGGTGCGTTCGCGTCGAGCCTCACGCTGCTCACCAATGGCCCCACGGTCGTTGTCAGCTTCCTCAAGGCCTCTGTTTTCGGCGTGCTCGCCGGATTGATCGCCTGTTATAAGGGAATGTCGGCCGGCGGTGGCCCGCAGGGTGTCGGAAACGCCGTCAACGAGACCGTGGTCTTCACGTTCATGGCGCTGCTGATCGCGAACATCATCATCAGCGTCCTCACCGCGACACAGACGTTGGCGACATGA
- a CDS encoding TetR/AcrR family transcriptional regulator, whose amino-acid sequence MAVPKVSLEALVDAAADIADADGIDAVTMRRLAERCGVGVMTIYGYIRTKEQLLAVLADRYLAEIDMPDPDMAWQDQMVTLFRSVREVMLKHPTLVPIIANQRLDTTAAYRGAEVVCAALRAVGMPDRDVITSFATLTSFTVGSVQRELAAMDSAARPVLAALPVAEFPNVVSLFGPLVTGDPGQHFCDGLQMVIGAIDTRVPKRRKTRQLNR is encoded by the coding sequence GTGGCCGTGCCTAAGGTGAGCCTCGAGGCGTTGGTCGACGCCGCAGCCGACATCGCCGACGCCGATGGCATCGACGCGGTGACCATGCGTCGCCTCGCCGAGCGCTGTGGCGTCGGGGTCATGACGATCTACGGCTACATCCGCACCAAGGAACAACTACTGGCGGTGCTTGCCGACCGCTATCTGGCCGAGATCGATATGCCCGACCCCGACATGGCTTGGCAGGACCAAATGGTGACGTTGTTTCGCTCGGTGCGCGAGGTCATGCTCAAGCATCCGACGCTCGTCCCGATCATTGCCAACCAACGCCTCGACACCACGGCCGCCTACCGGGGAGCCGAGGTGGTGTGCGCCGCATTGCGCGCGGTCGGGATGCCGGACCGCGACGTGATCACGTCGTTCGCAACGCTGACGTCGTTCACGGTCGGGTCGGTGCAGCGTGAGCTGGCGGCGATGGACTCCGCGGCGCGACCGGTCTTGGCCGCCCTACCCGTTGCCGAGTTTCCCAACGTAGTCTCGCTGTTCGGCCCGCTGGTGACCGGCGACCCCGGACAGCATTTTTGCGACGGCCTGCAGATGGTCATCGGTGCTATCGACACCCGCGTACCCAAACGGCGGAAAACAAGACAGCTGAACCGCTGA
- a CDS encoding ABC transporter permease, whose protein sequence is MTADAKIVVSARYPRLTRTAKTWAGGWTRLGEQMEFYVKALLAIRTTIVKYKSETLRVVSEMSLGVGALALIGGEVVILAVLTGSAAAIVGIFGYIQASSIGVGAIAGFFSAYANVRLQLPLIVANGLAATIGAGATAQLGAMRISEEIDALEVIGIRSIPYLVTTRVLAGLLVVPPLYCITFVGSVFTTRSIVLLTYHQGAGGFDHYFNTFLLPRDVLVSGLECTVQAVIVMLIHTYYGFTATGGPAGVGEAVGRAVRASIGVSITLTFVLSLVLYGQSGDFHLSG, encoded by the coding sequence ATGACCGCAGACGCGAAGATCGTGGTGAGTGCTCGGTACCCGCGGCTGACCCGCACCGCCAAGACATGGGCCGGCGGTTGGACCCGCCTCGGCGAGCAAATGGAGTTCTATGTCAAGGCTCTGCTTGCCATTCGCACAACCATCGTCAAATACAAATCGGAGACCTTGCGCGTCGTCTCCGAGATGAGCTTGGGCGTCGGTGCGTTGGCCCTGATCGGTGGCGAGGTCGTGATCCTCGCCGTGTTGACCGGCAGCGCGGCGGCCATCGTCGGCATCTTCGGCTACATCCAGGCCAGCAGCATCGGTGTCGGCGCGATCGCCGGATTCTTCTCGGCCTACGCCAACGTGCGCCTGCAGCTTCCGCTCATTGTTGCCAACGGCCTTGCGGCCACCATCGGTGCGGGTGCGACCGCACAACTGGGGGCGATGCGGATCAGCGAGGAGATCGATGCGCTCGAAGTCATCGGCATTCGTTCCATCCCGTACTTGGTGACGACCCGGGTGCTGGCTGGCCTGTTGGTGGTTCCGCCGCTGTACTGCATCACCTTTGTCGGATCGGTCTTTACGACTCGGAGCATCGTGCTCCTCACCTACCACCAGGGAGCCGGAGGTTTCGATCATTACTTCAATACCTTCCTGCTGCCCAGGGACGTCCTGGTGTCGGGGCTCGAATGCACGGTGCAGGCGGTGATCGTCATGCTGATCCACACCTATTACGGCTTCACCGCCACGGGTGGGCCCGCGGGTGTCGGTGAGGCGGTCGGTCGCGCGGTTCGGGCGTCCATCGGTGTATCCATCACCCTCACCTTCGTGCTGTCCCTGGTTCTCTACGGGCAGTCCGGCGACTTTCACCTGTCGGGTTAA
- a CDS encoding MCE family protein: protein MKKTRAPHPGWYALILVVLVIAAIPLSVMAFKRDFVDYANVTLVSDRAGLVMDVNAVVKYRGVEVGRVSSIDAKNGATLGLELNPSQLRYIPANVEAQISSPTVFGAKYVDLRPPADPSRKRLAAGAVLTTNKVSIESNTVLKDLVNVLNQIDPAKINAVVSALAEGFRGKGEVIGQAITDFNQVLMEVNPRSELLRSDWRAFGEFSDTYAGAAQSLVTVLDAGADASTVITRQSKDLDYALVTLAGLGKSGNKLFSPANTTNLIHLIKELEPTTRLLMKYNPELTCTFLGAKLVMDRGYADAFTFNGRSFLADAGLLFGDDAYRYPDNLPVVDIKGGPGGTPSCGSLPDVEKNFPQRYLITNSGFGPGIDVRPNPGIGFPGYANYGPGGRGTPLPPTLKDEGGPAPGPVPYPGAPPYGAQRYAPDGTPLFPGLPPAPPAGRPKDPGMGKPPAGSEPFVPPYPGTPAKPR, encoded by the coding sequence ATGAAAAAGACACGTGCGCCGCATCCGGGTTGGTACGCGCTGATTCTGGTTGTGTTGGTTATCGCGGCAATCCCGCTATCCGTGATGGCCTTCAAGAGAGACTTCGTCGACTACGCCAACGTGACCCTGGTGTCCGACCGGGCCGGTCTGGTGATGGACGTCAACGCGGTCGTCAAGTATCGCGGTGTGGAAGTCGGCCGGGTCTCGTCGATCGACGCGAAAAATGGCGCGACCCTCGGGCTGGAGCTCAATCCCAGTCAGCTCAGATACATTCCGGCCAACGTTGAAGCGCAGATCAGTTCGCCGACCGTCTTCGGCGCCAAATACGTCGACCTGCGCCCGCCTGCTGACCCGAGCCGCAAACGTCTCGCCGCGGGAGCGGTGTTGACCACGAACAAGGTGAGCATCGAGTCGAACACGGTGCTCAAGGATCTTGTTAACGTGCTCAACCAGATCGATCCCGCCAAGATCAACGCGGTGGTATCCGCGCTGGCGGAAGGTTTTCGCGGCAAGGGCGAAGTCATCGGCCAGGCCATCACCGATTTCAATCAGGTGCTGATGGAGGTCAATCCCCGCAGCGAATTGCTGCGGTCCGACTGGCGCGCGTTCGGTGAGTTCAGCGACACCTACGCGGGCGCGGCGCAGAGCTTGGTGACGGTGCTGGATGCCGGGGCCGACGCCAGTACCGTCATCACGAGGCAATCCAAAGACCTTGATTACGCCCTGGTCACCCTCGCCGGGCTCGGCAAGAGCGGTAACAAGCTGTTCAGCCCGGCCAACACGACCAACCTCATCCATCTGATCAAGGAGCTCGAGCCGACGACGCGGTTGTTGATGAAATACAACCCCGAACTCACCTGTACGTTCCTCGGCGCCAAGCTCGTCATGGATCGCGGCTACGCCGACGCGTTCACGTTCAACGGGCGATCGTTCCTCGCGGACGCCGGCCTGCTTTTCGGTGACGATGCCTATAGGTATCCGGACAATCTGCCCGTCGTGGACATCAAGGGCGGTCCCGGCGGAACCCCGAGCTGCGGCTCGTTGCCCGACGTCGAGAAGAACTTCCCGCAGCGCTACCTGATCACCAACTCGGGCTTCGGTCCGGGCATAGATGTGCGACCGAACCCGGGCATCGGGTTCCCCGGCTACGCCAACTATGGGCCGGGTGGCCGCGGGACACCGTTGCCGCCGACCTTGAAGGACGAGGGCGGTCCGGCGCCAGGCCCGGTGCCGTACCCCGGGGCGCCGCCCTACGGTGCGCAGCGATACGCGCCAGATGGCACGCCGCTGTTCCCGGGTCTGCCGCCGGCTCCGCCCGCCGGACGACCGAAAGACCCAGGGATGGGCAAGCCGCCGGCCGGTTCCGAGCCATTCGTACCACCGTATCCAGGAACGCCGGCCAAGCCCCGCTAG
- a CDS encoding MCE family protein: protein MHENFRGILVRFAIYATVCSLGIALLLAVFSQFRFEESNNYSAVFANVSGLRENNFVRIAGVEVGKVKSIAVQPDSTVRVEFSADNSVTLTEGSRAVIRYDDLFGGRFLALEEGAGGVKKLNPGATIPLGRTQPALDLDALIGGLRPLFRSLDPDQVNALSGQLIQALQGQGATIGSVLTQAASVTGTLADRDQLFGQLITNLNTVLASAGDQDQQVAKAVDSLSTIMQTLKDRRNDVANGFKGAARLFKVGNEVVEAARTPLKPVVDEGGRVAGTIMADKDFVDNLINTLPDDYRIIGREGLYGDFFTFYLCDAILKVNGKNGQPTYVTLASQRSGRCTPK, encoded by the coding sequence TTGCACGAGAACTTCCGAGGCATATTGGTGCGGTTTGCCATCTATGCCACCGTGTGTTCGTTGGGCATTGCTTTGCTGCTTGCCGTTTTCAGTCAGTTCCGTTTCGAGGAGTCGAACAACTACAGCGCGGTTTTCGCCAACGTCTCGGGGCTGCGGGAAAACAATTTTGTCCGCATCGCGGGCGTCGAGGTAGGGAAGGTCAAGTCGATCGCCGTTCAGCCCGATTCCACGGTGCGGGTCGAATTCTCTGCGGACAATTCGGTGACGCTCACCGAGGGGAGTAGGGCGGTTATCCGTTACGACGACCTTTTCGGGGGCAGATTCCTTGCGCTGGAGGAAGGTGCGGGGGGCGTCAAGAAACTCAACCCCGGGGCAACCATCCCGCTGGGCCGCACCCAGCCGGCACTGGATCTGGACGCGTTGATCGGGGGTCTGCGGCCCCTGTTTCGTTCGCTTGACCCCGATCAGGTCAACGCGCTGAGCGGTCAGTTGATACAGGCGCTACAGGGCCAGGGCGCGACGATCGGATCGGTGCTGACTCAGGCGGCGTCGGTCACCGGCACGCTGGCCGATCGCGACCAGTTGTTCGGACAACTCATCACGAACCTGAACACAGTGCTCGCTTCGGCTGGCGACCAGGACCAACAGGTCGCCAAGGCGGTGGACTCGCTATCGACGATCATGCAAACGCTCAAGGACCGACGTAACGACGTCGCGAATGGGTTCAAGGGCGCCGCGCGCCTCTTCAAGGTCGGCAACGAGGTTGTCGAGGCGGCGCGGACTCCGCTCAAACCAGTGGTGGATGAGGGGGGCCGCGTCGCGGGAACCATCATGGCAGACAAGGACTTTGTCGACAATCTGATCAACACCCTGCCCGATGATTACCGGATCATCGGCCGAGAGGGCCTGTACGGCGACTTCTTCACTTTCTATCTCTGCGACGCGATATTGAAGGTGAACGGCAAGAACGGACAGCCGACTTACGTGACATTGGCCAGCCAGCGTTCCGGGAGGTGCACCCCGAAATGA